The genome window GCTTCAAGAGCTTATCTAGAGCTTCATCTGATAAATCATCAAATGAAGAAATACCATTTTCAGCGGCAAGTAATTTATTAAATGCATCGTTAGTTGGAGCAAATACTGTGTAGTCTCCTCCTAAGTCTGCGAAAACTGACACTAACTGTGCATCTGTAAGTGCAGAAGTTAATGTAGAAAAATCATCAGTTGATGATGCTATTCCTGCAATAGTTTGTGCTTCTTCAACAGCAGGAAGATTTGTTGGATTGTCATTGTCGTCATCTGAACAAGACGTGAATAGACCGAACAGGCCTATTGTCAGCATGATTTTAAAAAGATTAATAGTTCTCATTCAATTACAGTTTTTATTGGTTGAAAATTCAGTCTGTTGAAGGATTTGTGAGATTTAATTGTTTAAACAATTTTTGTCTAAACCTAATTGAGGATGAGGGTTATATTAGAATAGTTATATTTTTGACTTTGAATTTAAATGTAATTTTGACATATAAACTTCTTAAAGTGAAAGTTGAAAAAAAATGAAAAAAAAATATTTTTGTTTATTCTTTTCGTTTCAATAGTTAAACAAAATGGTGTTTTTCGTTGATTTCTTAACATTTGGACCACCAACCATTTCAATATTTCCACTGTCTATTAATGATGTAAACCAGATATTATGAAAAAACACCTACTAAAAAATTATCTTTTTCTCATTATAGTATTATTTGGATCAGTCGGTTGTCAGGACAATGATGAGTTTCAAAAAGAACTTGTTCAGATATATGAAATAGAGACAGATCATATTATTGAAGAAGACACTACGGAGTACTTAGGATTAAATGCCTCGTTTAGTTATATAGATTTTGCTTATCTAAGAGTAGATATTAAACCTACGGATGAAGCTACTCAGCATTGGAATTCAACTTTTATTTATGATGATCTTACAGAATATGAATTTCATGGTCAATACAGTATTCCAAAGGATGCTTCTGGCGAATATGAAATAATTTTGTATTTATCAGATAAGAATGGATATCAGACCCAATTATCACAAACATTTCGTCTAGAGGAACATTAGACTATTTCGATTGGAATAAATGTTCCTAACAAATGCTTAGTTTGTACCCATGCTCTGATAACTTTATTATATTGTCCTTTCCAAAAAAATAAAAAAGAAGAATGGATTTAAAAAAATACATTAGAGACGTACAAGATTTTCCAAAACCAGGAATTGGTTTTAAAGATATTACAACTTTACTTATTGCTCCTGAGGCAGTAAAAGAAGCACTTCAACAGTTTGTAGCATTAGCTAAAGGCAAAGGGATTACTAAAGTAGTTTCAATGGAATCTAGAGGTTTCTTTTTTGGCCCAATGATCGCCAATGAAATTAACGCTGGATTTGTACCCGTTCGTAAACCGGGAAAACTTCCATACAAGACCGTTAAACAGGAGTATGCATTAGAATACGGGACAGACACTTTAGAAATGCATTTAGGAGCGATAGAAAAGGGAGATAAAGTCTTAATCCATGATGATGTATTAGCTACAGGAGGAACGGCAGAAGCAGTAGTTAAAATGGTGGAAAGCCAAGGAGCTGAAGTTGTCCAATTAGATTTTCTCATTGACCTAACCTTCCTCAACGGAAAAGATAAATTAAAAGGGCATCACATAAATGCTCTTATTGAATATTAAATAAAATAGGCTATCTTATAAGGTAGTCTATTTTTTTACTCTCTTAAATTCTATATGGCCAATTTATTTCTCTCAAGTACCGATACATCTCAGCTTAATACAGCAGCTTATTATATTGATCTTGGTTTTGAAATCATTAAAGAAAAGGATAGAATCTGGGCAGTTTCAAAAGAAGTTCAGATTGCTTTAAGCTCTATTCCTACAGATCGTAAAGGTATTTTATACTTTAATTCAGAAGCAATCGATTTGATTAAAAAGAACAATGTGTTCTATAATGAAAGTGAGAATGGAGAAATTACAGTGATGACTCCTGCTGGAATATTAATGACTATTGTAAATCAAGAACCACCCAAATTG of Flammeovirga agarivorans contains these proteins:
- a CDS encoding DUF4625 domain-containing protein — protein: MKKHLLKNYLFLIIVLFGSVGCQDNDEFQKELVQIYEIETDHIIEEDTTEYLGLNASFSYIDFAYLRVDIKPTDEATQHWNSTFIYDDLTEYEFHGQYSIPKDASGEYEIILYLSDKNGYQTQLSQTFRLEEH
- a CDS encoding adenine phosphoribosyltransferase, encoding MDLKKYIRDVQDFPKPGIGFKDITTLLIAPEAVKEALQQFVALAKGKGITKVVSMESRGFFFGPMIANEINAGFVPVRKPGKLPYKTVKQEYALEYGTDTLEMHLGAIEKGDKVLIHDDVLATGGTAEAVVKMVESQGAEVVQLDFLIDLTFLNGKDKLKGHHINALIEY